GATTATGCTGATAATGAAGATAAATTTTTTGAAGATCTTAACAGGAAAAATAAAGCGTATTTGTCTGATGCACGGCTCCATCATAGTGATGGTATCCTTGATAATCATTTACTTAGAACGGCTGAGGATAACGGCATAAAACCTTGGGATACCGAGCAAAAAGCAAAAGGTAAACGCGTTATTGATATAATCGAACAATCTAATTCGCCATCTCAATCGAAAGTTATCCATCCCTTCGAGATCAATGGTTCATATGCCTATTCAGTTCCTCCTCTTGAGGATATATATCCAGATAAATTCAACGCCTATTATTTAAAGGATGATGCAATATCGACGCTTAAGTCGATTAATGAAAATTATCTTATCGAAACAATTGGGGAACCAAAATATAGCAATATTTTTGATGAAACTTTTAAGCTTGAAGATGATTCTGATATGCTAAAAATTAAGCGACTGAAAAATGAGTTAAGCGCTTTAAATGCAGACTTTTCGATTAAGGCTGCTATTTATAAGCGGCAGTGGCATCAACAACATCAAACACAGCTTTCGGGTGAGCAGCGTTGGCGTAAATATCAAGCATGTTTAAATAACGATTATGAAATTTATAAAAAAGAGTATGCCATTTTTATCGAAGATACCGATAACTATATCAGCGGGTTACTCGATGATCTAATCGTCTGGGTTAATGGTTTTAGTCAAAACTCGCAGCAGGCGTTTGCATTAGCGGCAGATGATTTAGAACGCGATAGCGACAACTATCTTGCTTTTGCCAATGATATTTTAATGACGCTCGGCATGCAGGCTGAAAGCGATAAAGTTAGTCAGCTTTTTACCCAGTTAATTGAAGACAGTGCATTAGATGGCCATAATATCGTTTGGTCAAGTGTACTTGCAGGGCGTAAATTGGATAAAACTGCCCAGCGCAAATGCGTTAACTTTTTATTATCCCTTAATAAAAATAGTGTCGCGTCGAATATGTCTTACGGTCAGCTACTTGATAAATTGTCAACCGTGATTAATTTTTATTCTGGTAGCTCAATTGAAAATGATACCGTTATTGATTTAGCAGGGAGTATTAATGCGATTAGTGGTGCCGTATTTACTGCGCCACCAAAGCCGCATAATGAAATTGTTATCGCTAAAGAGATGGCATCATTACTCAATAGCAAACGCGGTGCGATTGGTGAGGAAAATTCACCACAAGCCCAAATAAGCGCTGCGTATATCAAACCGATTAAAGAGGCAAGTGCGGCAGCATTAATGCCACTGCTAAAATATTTACAGCATGTGAGTGGTAACATATCGTCAGAATTTGCCCAAGCTTGGTTTGTGGCAGCCATGCCAGGTCGGTTATCAAAAGGAGCACTAAGTCAATTAATGGCGACTTATGAAGCCTTTGCCAGTAGGCTTAAACAGGAGATGGTAAAAGATGTTGCAACAATGGGCAATAAATTAGCGGCAGGTTACCAGCAAGTCGCTGAGCTGACTAAAAATGCCTTATCCAGTCGCTTGGTTGGTGGTGCGCTAGTCAGCGGATTATTGGGTTATCAGCTATTTACAATGTATCATATCTTATCAGACCGCACACTTAAAACCCATACACAGCAAACTGAAGCCAATCTACAGTTGTCAGTAGCCGCGACAGCGTCAGTATCATTAAGTTTTCGTTTAGTGGCGATCTATGGTGAACATAATCGTTTAAGTGAGTCGCTATTAGGTAATGTTAAGTTTTTAGGTAATTTTTTTGGTTTTATCTCGGGTCTAGCTAAAGCAACCTCTATTTTTGGGGAAGATAATAAAGGTAAATCAGCTACCGAAAAAGGGTTGTCTGTTCTTTCTTATATCACAGAAATTATTGGTACGGTTGATTTATTTTTTCAGTTAGGTAAAACGAGTTTAATTGAATTTGTGAATACTAAATTGATCTTAATTTTATCTTCTTTGAAAAGTGCTTATCTGAGAGTTTTTGTTACCTTGTTTACAGAGCGGTTCTTGATGGGATTTTTACTGATTGCGATAAATCCATGGGTTAGCTTAGGAATCTTTTTGATTCAGTTATTGATTGAGCTTAATAAAGACGACGATATGCAGATCTGGTTAAGGCGCTGTCGTTTTGGTAAGGCGCAACTAAGGTTGGATCGTGATTATGATGATCGTTATCTCTCATCTGAGCAGGAGGTGAAGGAACTCAAGGCAATTTTTGAAAAATTCCAACAGCAAACTGCCGAATATCAAACGGAACAAGATGCAATAGAGGCGAAAGCGAGACAAAAAGAAATAAATTCGCTGGTGAGTCCAAGTGACTGGCAAAATTTACATAATATGCACTGGTAGTCTATATTAAGGGGTTGATTATGGCTTACGCCACATTTACTGAAAAAGATCTTGTCTATCGCGATAAAGAAGAGTTACTAAAAAAAACCGGTATCAGTATTCCCGATCCGATTTTGCCACCAAAAAAATTGGTGCGTTTAACCGGTACACTATCCGAGTTTAAAGCTATTTTTTGCCAAGCTCCTCTCGGTGATGGGGCCTATATGACGGAAGAGCAAAAGCAACAGCAAAAAGCTAAGCTAAGGACCGGAGCGGCTGCTGCCATGCTTAACGGCAACAGCACTGCGGCATTAGCAGCGCTAGGGCGCGCCGATGGACAAGATCGTAGCAACTACCTTCCTGCACAATATATTACGGCAAAATTAGATAATAAAATTCAGTTAAAAGGCTGGCTGGGTTTTTTTAAATTTAATGATGGCGATCAGGTTGAGGTCGTGGCGGAGCAGCATGCAAACCATTATGAAGTCTATGCCATGCTTAAACCTACCGAGCAAATTATCTGTATTATTCCCCCCTGTATGGGAGGGCGTAAGCAAGCATTTAAAGATTCTATAGTGATATTTTTTATAATTTATGTTTTATTTTCACTCTTTATGAATTATGTTTTTTTTAGTTTTACTTTAGAAGATATATTAATCGTTTTTGGTACCTTAGGGTTTTTTTTTGGTCTTGCGAGTATATTTACCTATGGTAAATTCAGAACCTCTTTTGTTGAACTCGCTGAACAGATTTTTACCACCTTAGGTTGGCAAAATGCACAATACATTAATTTAAGAAAGATGACTAAACAATATATTGATGAGCTAATTGTTCAAAATAAATATCCAGTAGAATGGTCGGTAGCAAAGGATACTTATACAATACCGCATAAATCTCAAGTCGCACTATGCCTTTTTTATTATCAGCCCGAAGTGGTATTTAAAAAAGCTAATAATAATTCTAAGCCTAAGCCTAAGCCTAAGCCTAAGCTGCCTAGGTAATGCATTATTATGGTAGATAAAAATACGATTCCCTATGCCACATTTACTGAAAAAGATATTGTCTATCGCGATAAAGAAGAGTTACTAAAAAAAACGGGTATCAGTATTTCCGATCCAATTTTGCCACCGAAAAAATTGGTGCGCTTAACCGGCACGCTATCCGAATTTAAAAGTATTTTATGTAGAGCACCTCTCGGTGATGGGGCCTATATGACAGAAGAGCAAAAACAGCAGCATAAAGCCAAACTTCGCACTGGCGCTGCGGCAGCCATGCTTAATGGCAATAGTACTGTGGCATTGGCCGCATTAGGGCGCGCCGATGGGCAAGATCGTAGCAACTATCTTGCAGCACAGTATATTAATGCAAAACTAGATAATAGCATTCAGTTAAAAGGCTGGTTAGGTTTTTTTAAATTTAATGATGGTGATCAGGTTGAGGTCGTGGCGGAGCAGCATACTGACCATTATGAAGTGTATGCCATGCTTAAACCTAGTGAGCAGATTATTTGCATTATTCCGCCTTGTAGCGGGGGGCGGAAAAAGGCATTGAAAGATTTCTTAATAATATTTTTTAGTTTTTATATTTTATTTACAGCAGGGATGCTTGCGCTATTTGGTAGTTTTACCTTAGACGATATTGTTCCCGCTTATGCTGGAATAGGCGTTTTATTTGGTCTTGCTGGTATATTTACTTATGGTAAATTCAGAACCTCTTTTGTTGAACTCGCTGAGCAAATTTTTACCACTTTAGGTTGGAAAAATGTTCAGTATATTAATTTAAGGGCAATGACTAATCAACATATTGAGGAGTTAATTACACAAGGCAAATATTCTCTTGATTGGACAGAGTTTAAAGATACTTGGGTAAGACCAGCCAGAAATTCGTCTAAAAGTGCCATGGGGCTCTATTACTATCAGCCAGAAGTGGTATTTAAAAAAGCTAATAATAATTCTAAGCCTAAGCCTAAGCTGCCTAGGTAATGCATTATTATGCTAGATAAAAATACGATGCCCTATGCCACATTTAGCGATAAAGATACTATCTATCGCGATAAGGAGGAGTTACTAAAAAAAACCGGTATTAGCATCCCTGATCCAATTTTACCACCAAAAAAGCTTGTCCGTTTAACGGGTACTTTATCTGAACTTAAGTCTATTTTTTGTCGGGCACCCTTAATGGATGGCGCTTATATGAGTGACGAGCAAAAACAGCGGCAAAAAGCTAAGTTAAGGACCGGAGCCGCGGCAGCGATGCTTAACGGTAACAGCACTGCGGCATTAGCCGCATTAGGGCGTGCCGATGGGCAAGATCGCAGTAATTATATGGCAGCGCAATATATTACGGCAAAATTAGATAACACTATTCAGTTAAAAGGCTGGCTGGGTTTTTTTAAATTTAATGATGGCGATCAGGTTGAAGTAGTCGCTGAGCAGCATGCTGACCATTATGAAGTCTATGCCATGTTAAAACCTGCCGAGCAAATTATCTGTATTATCCCCCCTTGCATGGAGGGACGAAAAAATGCACCTAAAGATTTTTTAAGATTATTTTTTCTATTTTATATTTTATTTACGGCAGGGATGCTTGCGCTATTTGGTAGTTTTACCTTAGACGATATTATTCCCGCTTATGCTGGAATAGGCGTTTTATTTGGTCTTGCTGCTATCGTTGCATGTTACAAATTTAGGACTACTTATGTAACTTTAGCCGAGCAAATTTTTACTACCTTAGGTTGGCAAAATGTTGAGTATATTAATTTATGGGCGATGACTAAACAACATATTGATACATTGATTAAACAAGGCAAATATTCGCTTGAATGGGACCCATTGAAAGACATGTGGATAAGACCAGCAAAAAATAAATCTAAAAGCGCTATGGGACTTTTTTATTATCAGCCAGAAGTGGTATTTAAAAAAGCTAATAATAATTCTAAGCCTAAGCGGCCTAGGTAATGCATTATTATGCTAGATAAAAATACGATTCCCTATGCCACATTTAGCGATAAAGACATTGTCTATCGCGATAAAGAGGAGTTACTCAAAAAAACGGGTATCAGTATCCCCGATCCGATTTTACCACCGAAAAAGCTGGTGCGGTTAACTGGTACATTATCCGAGTTTAAAGCTATTTTTTGCCGAGCCCCCTTAATGGATGGTGCTTATATGACGGAAGAGCAAAAACAGCAGCAAAAAGCTAAGTTAAGGACCGGAGCCGCGGCAGCGATGCTTAACGGCAACAGCACTGCGGCATTAGCGGCATTAGGTCGTGCTGATGGGAAAGATGATAGTAATTATCTTCCTGCGTTATACATTAGTGGTAAGCTGAATGGTACCATATCGCTAAAAGGTTGGTTAGGATGCTTTCAGTTTAATGATGGTGATCAGGTTGAAGTTGTGGCGGAGCAGCATGCCGACCATTATGAAGTATATGCCATGCTAAAACCTGCTGAGCAGATTATTTGCATTATTCCGCCTTGTAGCGGGGGACGGAAAAAGGCATTGAAAGATTTCTTAATAATATTTTTTAGTTTTTATGTTTTATTTACAGCAGGGATGCTTGCGCTATTTGGTAGTTTTACCTTAGATGATATTGTGCCCGCTTATGCTGGAATAGGCGTTTTATTTGGTCTTATAGGTATAGTTGCATATGGTAAATTTAAAGCTACATATGTAGAGTTAGCAGAGCAAATTTTTACCACTTTAGGTTGGCAACATGTTGAATATATTAACTTAAGGAAGATGACTAAACAGCATATTGATGAGCTAATTATGCAAGGAAAATATTCCTTAGAATGGAATTCAGGGATTGATATGTTTATCAGGCCGAATAAATGTGACTCAAAGAGTGCTATAGGTGTCTATTATTATCGGCCAGAAGTGGTATTTAAAAAAGCTAATAATAATTCTAAGCCTAAGCGGCCTAGGTAATGCATTATTATGCTAGATAAAAATACGATTCCCTATGCTACATTTAATAACAAAGATACTGCGTATACAAGTAAGGAGGATTTACTTAAAAAAACAGGTATCAGCATTCCTGATCCAATTTTACCACCAAAAAAATTGGTGCGCTTAACTGGTACATTATCCGAGTTTAAAGCTATTTTTTGCCGAGCACCATTGATGGGAAATGCTTATATGACGGATGAACAAAAGCAGCAGCAAAAAGCTAAGTTAAGGACCGGAGCCGCGGCAGCCATGCTTAATGGCAACAGTACTGCCGCATTAGCGGCACTAGGGCGGGCTGATGGGAAAGATGATAGTAATTACCTTCCTGCGTTATACATTAGTGGTAAGCTGAATGGTACCATATCGCTAAAAGGTTGGTTAGGATGCTTTCAATTTAACGATGGTGATCAAGTTGAAGTGGTGGCGGAGCAGCATGCTGACCATTATGAAGTGTATGCGATGCTTAAACCTGCTGAGCAGATTATTTGCATTATTCCTCCTTGTAGTGGTGGACGTAATAAATTACTTAAAAATTTTATTACTTCATTTTTTATATTTTATGTTTTATTTTCACTTTTTATGATTTATGTTTTTTTTAGCTTTAATCTAGAAGATATATTGATTGTTTTTTTTACATTAGGGGGATTTTTAGGAATTTTAAGTATACTGACATACGGTAGTTTTAGAACCACTTATGTAGAGCTTGCCGAGCAGATTTTTGCCACCTTAGGTTGGAAAAATGTCCAGTATATTAATTTAAAAGCCATGACTAAAGATCATATTGATGAGCTAATTGTGCAAGGTAAATATTCTCTGGATTGGGATAATGCTAAAGATATCGGACGTAGGCCCGCTAAAAGTGCATCAAGGCGTGCAATAGGGCTTTTTTATTATCAGCCCGAAGTGGTATTTAAAAAAACTAGCAATCAAGCTAAGTTAAAGCAAAAAACGCGCAGATAATTTATCCGTAGTTTGCAGATAATCAGCAATGCTCTAAATAGTAATAGCTGATAGCAAAGGCATTACTCGGTTCGATTGCTTTTTGGCTAGATGCACTGTTCAATAGGCGCGATTTTATCAATTTTATTGTTATCTTTATTTTTTGCTAGCAATAAAGTGTATTGTGGTTGGCAGAAATTAAAGCCATGGTTACGGTTATTGATTTAGTTTTACGTCAATTTTTATGTATAATAGCCGAAAACATTAATAACTAATTTAATTCGGGCTATAGTGTGCCACTCCATGTTTTAAATGATTCATTAATATTCCCTGATCCCAATGATGGATTAATTGAACCTAATGGGCTATTGGCTGTTGGGGGCGATCTCTCTTCATCACGCTTGCTTGCGGCTTATCAACAAGGAATATTCCCTTGGTTTAGCGAGGGTGAACCGATTTTATGGTGGTCGCCTGATCCAAGAGCGGTGATCGATCCTCAGCAGCTGCATAATAGCCGTTCATTTAAAAAATTTTTACAACGTAGCGATTATCGCGTCAGTATTAATACTGATTTTAGCGCGGTGATAGCAGGTTGTGCCCGTTACCATAAGCAAACATGGATCACCGATGATATGCTAGCGGCATATCTCAAATTACATCAATTAGGTTTTGCCCATTCGATTGAAGTTTGGCAAAATAATCGTTTAATTGGTGGTTTATATGGCATTGCGCAAGGGGCCTTGTTTTGCGGCGAGTCAATGTTTAGCAGCCAAACCAATGCATCTAAAGTCGGTTTGTATGCCTTTTGTCAGCACTTTATTTTGCATGGCGGCGCGCTGATCGATTGCCAAGTTCTTAACGATCATACCGCGTCGCTCGGTGCGTTTGAATTGCCGCGTGAGGTTTACTTAACCTATCTTAAACAGTTGCAAGTCAGTGCAGTCACTCAGCACTGTTATCAGCAACAATTTATTGAGTACCATTGATGATGAGGAAAAAAATGTTTAATCGTTTAACGACAATATTACAATCATTAGTGCTATTAGGTTTATTCAATGGTTTATATAGTTCGTTTGCGCTAGCTAACGACACGCAGCAAGTTGATGTCACCCCGTTGTCAGCGATCAGCATAGATGCTGTCGCTAACGATCCTAGCGTAGACGGTTTAAGCACTGAACATGAAGTTACTGCTTCTCAAACGCCAATCGCTTTGCACCCCGCTGAAAAAATTATTACCAGTACCGCATTTGCGTTAATCGGTAAGCCCAAATATCCACATGATTTTGCCCATTTTGATTATGTCAATCCTAATGCCCCTAAAGGGGGGACGCTAAAACTAGCCGAAATTGGTAGCTATGACAATTTTAATCGTTTTGCTAGCCGCGG
The genomic region above belongs to Orbaceae bacterium lpD02 and contains:
- a CDS encoding putative type VI secretion system effector, with amino-acid sequence MVDKNTIPYATFTEKDIVYRDKEELLKKTGISISDPILPPKKLVRLTGTLSEFKSILCRAPLGDGAYMTEEQKQQHKAKLRTGAAAAMLNGNSTVALAALGRADGQDRSNYLAAQYINAKLDNSIQLKGWLGFFKFNDGDQVEVVAEQHTDHYEVYAMLKPSEQIICIIPPCSGGRKKALKDFLIIFFSFYILFTAGMLALFGSFTLDDIVPAYAGIGVLFGLAGIFTYGKFRTSFVELAEQIFTTLGWKNVQYINLRAMTNQHIEELITQGKYSLDWTEFKDTWVRPARNSSKSAMGLYYYQPEVVFKKANNNSKPKPKLPR
- a CDS encoding putative type VI secretion system effector, which codes for MLDKNTIPYATFSDKDIVYRDKEELLKKTGISIPDPILPPKKLVRLTGTLSEFKAIFCRAPLMDGAYMTEEQKQQQKAKLRTGAAAAMLNGNSTAALAALGRADGKDDSNYLPALYISGKLNGTISLKGWLGCFQFNDGDQVEVVAEQHADHYEVYAMLKPAEQIICIIPPCSGGRKKALKDFLIIFFSFYVLFTAGMLALFGSFTLDDIVPAYAGIGVLFGLIGIVAYGKFKATYVELAEQIFTTLGWQHVEYINLRKMTKQHIDELIMQGKYSLEWNSGIDMFIRPNKCDSKSAIGVYYYRPEVVFKKANNNSKPKRPR
- a CDS encoding putative type VI secretion system effector; protein product: MAYATFTEKDLVYRDKEELLKKTGISIPDPILPPKKLVRLTGTLSEFKAIFCQAPLGDGAYMTEEQKQQQKAKLRTGAAAAMLNGNSTAALAALGRADGQDRSNYLPAQYITAKLDNKIQLKGWLGFFKFNDGDQVEVVAEQHANHYEVYAMLKPTEQIICIIPPCMGGRKQAFKDSIVIFFIIYVLFSLFMNYVFFSFTLEDILIVFGTLGFFFGLASIFTYGKFRTSFVELAEQIFTTLGWQNAQYINLRKMTKQYIDELIVQNKYPVEWSVAKDTYTIPHKSQVALCLFYYQPEVVFKKANNNSKPKPKPKPKLPR
- the aat gene encoding leucyl/phenylalanyl-tRNA--protein transferase yields the protein MPLHVLNDSLIFPDPNDGLIEPNGLLAVGGDLSSSRLLAAYQQGIFPWFSEGEPILWWSPDPRAVIDPQQLHNSRSFKKFLQRSDYRVSINTDFSAVIAGCARYHKQTWITDDMLAAYLKLHQLGFAHSIEVWQNNRLIGGLYGIAQGALFCGESMFSSQTNASKVGLYAFCQHFILHGGALIDCQVLNDHTASLGAFELPREVYLTYLKQLQVSAVTQHCYQQQFIEYH
- a CDS encoding putative type VI secretion system effector, with translation MLDKNTMPYATFSDKDTIYRDKEELLKKTGISIPDPILPPKKLVRLTGTLSELKSIFCRAPLMDGAYMSDEQKQRQKAKLRTGAAAAMLNGNSTAALAALGRADGQDRSNYMAAQYITAKLDNTIQLKGWLGFFKFNDGDQVEVVAEQHADHYEVYAMLKPAEQIICIIPPCMEGRKNAPKDFLRLFFLFYILFTAGMLALFGSFTLDDIIPAYAGIGVLFGLAAIVACYKFRTTYVTLAEQIFTTLGWQNVEYINLWAMTKQHIDTLIKQGKYSLEWDPLKDMWIRPAKNKSKSAMGLFYYQPEVVFKKANNNSKPKRPR
- a CDS encoding T6SS effector BTH_I2691 family protein produces the protein MSLCNKCQSKGLPIYPVRYAVAPDYTQAKLPAWAEKKQLPNLSAQSKYVLRTMRKGYLYVFSQYDTAPLYLDLSVYAVDEQGGFWQQDISKELDLLQFNCDIVQKQQPIPLSDSPTSCNNSAHSSSNIAFITIDKPEQCDTVWLVFSEHKWSYATLEQYFYDNDKRNARAQVVKPKQWLSVQKSQDGITIADEHSITTTMDITLLNSFSNDLNSLAYNKPLLNSHNFNFSYPYLYAAEPLKEDPISNSTLNSEPFKYNKLRFTKRNTLTPWPHMPAEMRNQTLIRSNYSTHLANKMNALNRNSTGCPPMMVALIDSIGIAAELSSWGNNAINSVKKVITERQRENATFSGIQLLEETIKNSDYADNEDKFFEDLNRKNKAYLSDARLHHSDGILDNHLLRTAEDNGIKPWDTEQKAKGKRVIDIIEQSNSPSQSKVIHPFEINGSYAYSVPPLEDIYPDKFNAYYLKDDAISTLKSINENYLIETIGEPKYSNIFDETFKLEDDSDMLKIKRLKNELSALNADFSIKAAIYKRQWHQQHQTQLSGEQRWRKYQACLNNDYEIYKKEYAIFIEDTDNYISGLLDDLIVWVNGFSQNSQQAFALAADDLERDSDNYLAFANDILMTLGMQAESDKVSQLFTQLIEDSALDGHNIVWSSVLAGRKLDKTAQRKCVNFLLSLNKNSVASNMSYGQLLDKLSTVINFYSGSSIENDTVIDLAGSINAISGAVFTAPPKPHNEIVIAKEMASLLNSKRGAIGEENSPQAQISAAYIKPIKEASAAALMPLLKYLQHVSGNISSEFAQAWFVAAMPGRLSKGALSQLMATYEAFASRLKQEMVKDVATMGNKLAAGYQQVAELTKNALSSRLVGGALVSGLLGYQLFTMYHILSDRTLKTHTQQTEANLQLSVAATASVSLSFRLVAIYGEHNRLSESLLGNVKFLGNFFGFISGLAKATSIFGEDNKGKSATEKGLSVLSYITEIIGTVDLFFQLGKTSLIEFVNTKLILILSSLKSAYLRVFVTLFTERFLMGFLLIAINPWVSLGIFLIQLLIELNKDDDMQIWLRRCRFGKAQLRLDRDYDDRYLSSEQEVKELKAIFEKFQQQTAEYQTEQDAIEAKARQKEINSLVSPSDWQNLHNMHW
- a CDS encoding putative type VI secretion system effector, translating into MLDKNTIPYATFNNKDTAYTSKEDLLKKTGISIPDPILPPKKLVRLTGTLSEFKAIFCRAPLMGNAYMTDEQKQQQKAKLRTGAAAAMLNGNSTAALAALGRADGKDDSNYLPALYISGKLNGTISLKGWLGCFQFNDGDQVEVVAEQHADHYEVYAMLKPAEQIICIIPPCSGGRNKLLKNFITSFFIFYVLFSLFMIYVFFSFNLEDILIVFFTLGGFLGILSILTYGSFRTTYVELAEQIFATLGWKNVQYINLKAMTKDHIDELIVQGKYSLDWDNAKDIGRRPAKSASRRAIGLFYYQPEVVFKKTSNQAKLKQKTRR